The sequence GCCCTGGACGCCGAACACTCCTACGCCGTCTCCAAGCAGCGCGGGCTGCTCGACCGTCTGGGCGACCTGTTCTCGGACAACCCCAACAGCGAACACGCCGTACAGAAGCTCGCCGTGTCCCACATCCGCGAGGCGGCCGAAGGCAGCGGACTGGTCGCACGGGCCGAGTCCAACACCACGGACATGCTGGAGGGTCTGCTGCACTCCCTCGGATTCAAGGAGGTGCGCGTCTCCTACAGCCACTGACCCGCCCGGCACTCCGCCGATTTCACGGGTGACCTTCCCGCCACGCACGGCCGTCGACGACTGGAGGACCGAATGGCCCGCATCGCCTTGTCCTCACGCGCAGCCTCTCCCGGCCGCGCGTCCCGAACGAGTCGCCTCGCCCGGTTCGGCCTTCGGGCCCGGAACGGGACGGAGGCACAGCCCCGCGAGGACGCCGAGCGGGCTCCGATGACGAAGACGGCAGCAAGAGGTGGCCTCTTCGCGAGGGCGCGGACGCGATGGAGCGGCGGCCCTTCCCGGAACGCGACGGAGGGCAGCGCGGGTGACGTCCGTGCGGCCACCGCGGCGAGGCGCGCCGAGGAGACGGCGCCCGGCCGCGCGCGCCGTCGACACGTGCTCCCGCTGCCGGTGCGGATACTGGCGATGCTCTGCGCCTTCGTCTTCATGGTGGCCTTCGCCGTCGTACTGGCCAAGATCACCCTGGAGCCGTCCCCGGCCTCGGTCTCCCTGACGCACAGCAACCTGCATCCCGGTCGCTCCCTCAAGGCCTATCTGGACCAGTCCGAACTGCGGGACGCCGTCAAGCAGGTCGGCGGCAACCTCCTGCTGGGCGTGCCGTTCGGGGTCCTGCTGCCGGTGCTCGCGCCGGGGGCCCGGGGATTCTGGCGGGTGCTGCTGCTGACCGCGATCGTGATGCTGCTGGTGGAGACGGCCCAGGGCGCCCTGGTCACCGGGCGGGTCTTCGACGTGGACGACGTCATCCTCAACACCTCCGGCGCGTTGGCCGGCTACCTGTTGCTGGGCCGCAGGCTCGGGCGGGTGCACGATCGCCGCAAGAGCGCGTGACGCGGACGCCGGTGCCTCCGCTCGCTGCCGGCCGCGCATCCTTGAGCCCGCCGGTGTTGCAGGAGTCGCCGGTCACCACCGACGTGCTCGGCGAACGGCTTACCCCGGGCCTGCCCGGGATCGAGATCAGCGCGAGCGCGGCGATGGCCGGCCGGTCGCGAGGTGGTGTCAGGGGCTGAGCGCGTCGCGCAGAGTGGGCCGGCAGACGATGACCTCGTCCACGCCGACGATCTGGAGGGTCCGCAGAACGGGCGCGGCGGGGGCGGCCAGCCGGAGCCAGCCGCCGGCCTCGGCGGCGGCCTGGTGGGCGGCGATGAGGATGTTGATGCCGGTGGAGTCCATGAAGGCGACCTGCCGCATGTCGACCACGAGGCGTGGCCTGCCGGTGCGCGCGGTGTTCAGGGCGTGGCGGAGCGTGCCGCCGGTGTGGTGGTCGATCTCGCCGGTCAGCGTGATGACGTGGATGCCTTCGGTGACGGTGGTCACGGCGGACAACCTGCCGGGCGGCGGTGTCTGCTCCGCCGGTGCGCTCTGTGCACCTCGTGGATCGGCCATGCCGGTGATACTGGCACACGAAGACCTCGGCCCGCACTGCCGCCCGTGCGGTGCCGGCGATGTTCCCGCGTCGGGAGAGTCGGCACCGAGGACGGGGCGTGCATCGCGCGGGCGGGGGTATGCGAGTGGATGTGAACGGGGTAATGAGGGCGACCGCGATGGATTCCGTGCCGGTGGGCGAGGACGGTACCGCACCTGACGAACGGGCCTTGCAGGCCACGCTGGCCCTGGACGGTGACGGCTCCGTCATCGCCCAGGCCCGGCACCTGGCCGCGGGCTTCCTGACCCGCGTGCAGAGGGACCACGGGCTGCCGGTCTCGCAGCGCGCGCTGGAGCTGACCCAGCTGGTGGTCAGCGAGCTGGTCACCAACGCCCGCAAGTACGCGCCCGGCCCGGTCCTGCTGGACCTGCGCATCGCCGGCGACGCGGTGGAGGTGGTGGTGTGGGACTCCGATCCGGTCCTGCCGGTGGCCCGGGCCGCGGACGCGGGGCGGGTGGGACAGCACGGGCTGGAGATCGTCATGGCCGTCGCCCAGGGCTTCGAGGTGCAGCGGGAGCCGGTCGGCAAACGCATCACCGTCCGCATCGCCCTGCTCGACGACCCAGGAGGGTCGCTCGCCGGACGCCACCCCTCGTAAACGCCTGCACGGCTCCGGCTGCCGTAGACCATCAGGTTCTCGTGCGCCTCCGGATACGGTCCGCCGGGGAGCACGGCCGTCACACGGTGTGGCCGGCCGCTGCCGAAACAGCCGTATGTCCCGCGTGGGCGGCGGGTACTCGGTGGAGCGCCTGCCCGAAGACGGGTTACCCACCTGAGCGCCAGAGGGAGTTTCAAAAGTGGCGACTCATCCTGAGCCGCGCGCGGCCGTAGCCGGGATCGGTGATCCTTTGGGCGCTCGCCCGCTGAAGGGGTCGGACCGTGACTGAGAGCAGCGCGGTGTCACTGGTGCGGTTGATGCAGGCCAGCCACACCGCCACGCTCGAGCGGCTGCCGGGAATGATCGCCGAGCATGCCGCCGCGGCGGGGATGCACGACGTGGCGGTCTTCGTGGTGGACGTCCGCGAGACGGTGCTGCGCCGGCTCACCGGCCAGGGGCCGACCGCCGGCGGCGGCGGACAGGAGTTCACCGTCTCGGGCAGTCTGCCCGGTCAGGCGTACCAGCGCGTG comes from Streptomyces sp. SCL15-4 and encodes:
- a CDS encoding STAS domain-containing protein, whose translation is MTTVTEGIHVITLTGEIDHHTGGTLRHALNTARTGRPRLVVDMRQVAFMDSTGINILIAAHQAAAEAGGWLRLAAPAAPVLRTLQIVGVDEVIVCRPTLRDALSP
- a CDS encoding ATP-binding protein, producing the protein MDSVPVGEDGTAPDERALQATLALDGDGSVIAQARHLAAGFLTRVQRDHGLPVSQRALELTQLVVSELVTNARKYAPGPVLLDLRIAGDAVEVVVWDSDPVLPVARAADAGRVGQHGLEIVMAVAQGFEVQREPVGKRITVRIALLDDPGGSLAGRHPS
- a CDS encoding VanZ family protein, with product MTKTAARGGLFARARTRWSGGPSRNATEGSAGDVRAATAARRAEETAPGRARRRHVLPLPVRILAMLCAFVFMVAFAVVLAKITLEPSPASVSLTHSNLHPGRSLKAYLDQSELRDAVKQVGGNLLLGVPFGVLLPVLAPGARGFWRVLLLTAIVMLLVETAQGALVTGRVFDVDDVILNTSGALAGYLLLGRRLGRVHDRRKSA